One Cyanobacteriota bacterium genomic window, TGAAGTCGAGCGTTCCATGCGTGTGTTGGATGGTGTAATTACTGTTCTTTGCTCTGTTGGCGGTGTGCAACCTCAGACTGAAACAGTATGGCGACAAGCAGATCGTTACAAGGTGCCTCGCATTATTTTTGTGAACAAGATGGATCGTTCTGGTGCTAACTTCTTCAAGGTTTATAACCAGGTTCGCGATCGGTTGCGCGCTAACGCTGTGCCTATTCAGGTTCCTATTGGTAGTGAAGATGCCTTCAAGGGAATTGTTGATCTGGTGCGGATGCGTGCCTATGTATACACCAATGACCTAGGGACAGACATTCAGGAGACAGCGATTCCTGATGATGTGATGGCAGAGGCTGAAGAGTATCGCACTAAGCTAGTGGAAGCTGTGTCTGAAACAGACGAAGCCCTCCTAGAAAAATACTTCGCTGAAGAGCCATTGACCGAGGATGAAATTCGCACTGCTCTGCGTAAGGCAACGATCGCAGGCACGATTGTTCCCATGTTATGCGGTTCTGCTTTTAAGAATAAGGGTGTCCAGAGTCTTCTGGATGCTGTCATCGACTACCTACCTGCGCCGATCGATATTCCCGCTATTCAGGGAACTTTACCCGATGGAACTGTCGCTGATCGCTCCCCCGATGATGATCAACCCTTCTCGGCGTTGGCCTTCAAGATCATGTCTGATCCATTTGGTCGTCTAACATTTGTGCGTGTCTATTCCGGTGTCTTGGAAAAGGGTACCTACGTCCTAAACTCTACCAAGGGTAAGAAAGAGCGTATTTCTAGGCTTATTGTTTTGAAAGCTGATGAGCGGATTGAAGTTGATGAGCTACGCGCAGGTGACCTTGGCGCGGTTCTGGGATTGAAAGATACCTTCACAGGAGACACGCTCTGTGATGAAGCGGCTCCGATTATCCTAGAGTCTCTATTTATTCCAGAGCCAGTTATTTCCGTCGCGGTTGAACCAAAAACCAAGCAGGATATGGAAAAGCTTTCCAAAGCCCTCCAAGCCCTGTCTGAGGAGGATCCTACCTTCCGGGTTAATGTAGATCCTGAAACTAATCAGACTGTGATCGCGGGTATGGGCGAACTGCATTTGGACATCCTGGTCGATCGCATGAAACGGGAATTCAAGGTCGAAGCTAACGTTGGTGCACCTCAGGTTGCTTATCGCGAAACTATTCGTAAACCTGTTCGTGCTGAGGGTAAATTCGTCCGCCAGAGCGGTGGTAAGGGCCAGTATGGTCATGTTGTTATCGAAGTAGAACCAGGCGAACCTGGAAGCGGCTTTGAGTTTGTCTCCAAGATTGTTGGTGGTGCCGTTCCCAAGGAATACATTGCTCCGGCTGAGAGTGGTATGCGGGAAGCTTGTGAATCAGGGGTTCTAGCTGGCTATCCAGTAATCGACCTTAAGGTTACTCTCGTTGATGGTTCGTACCACGAAGTTGACTCTTCAGAAATGGCCTTCAAGATTGCTGGTTCCATGGCAATCAAAGATGCCGTTTTGAAGGCTTCACCCGTTCTACTGGAGCCTATGATGAAAGTTGAAGTTGAAGTCCCTGAGGATTTCATCGGTAACGTGATTGGTGACTTGAACTCTCGCCGAGGTCAAATTGAGGGACAGGACACCGATCAGGGAATCGCCAAGGTTATTGCAAAAGTGCCATTGGCGGAGATGTTCGGCTATGCTACTGATATCCGGTCTAAGACCCAGGGTCGGGGCATATTTTCGATGGAGTTCAAAGACTACGACGAGGTGCCTCGCAACGTAGCAGAAGCCATCATTGCTAAAAGTAAAGGGAACGCATAACTAGTGAAGAGGAAGTAGTGATTCATGGCACGCGCAAAGTTTGAACGTAACAAACCCCACATCAACATTGGAACCATTGGTCACGTTGACCACGGTAAAACCACGCTGACTGCAGCTATCACCATGACCTTGGCAGCACTTGGTCAGGCACAGGCCAAGAAGTATGACGAGATTGATGCAGCTCCCGAAGAGAAAGCGCGGGGTATCACCATCAACACTGCTCACGTGGAGTATGAGACGGAGAAGCGTCACTATGCCCATGTGGACTGCCCTGGTCACGCTGACTATGTGAAAAACATGATCACTGGTGCAGCTCAAATGGACGGAGCCATTCTGGTAGTTGCTGCAACAGATGGACCTATGCCACAGACGAAGGAGCATATCCTCTTGGCTCGTCAGGTAGGCGTTCCTAGTATGGTTGTTTTCCTGAATAAGGTTGACCAGATGGATGATGAGGAACTGCTGGAGCTAGTGGAACTTGAGCTGCGTGAGTTGTTATCATCCTATGACTTCCCTGGTGATGAAATTCCTATCATCAAAGGGTCAGGTTTGATGGCTCTGGAAGCAATGATGGCGAATCCTAAGACTCAACGTGGTGAAAACGAATGGGTGGATAAAATCTATGAGCTGATGGATGCCGTAGATTCTTACATCCCGACTCCTGAACGTGACATCGATAAGCCATTTTTGATGGCAGTTGAGGATGTATTCTCAATTACTGGTCGTGGCACCGTAGCAACTGGTCGAATTGAACGGGGCAAGGTCAAGATTGGTGATGAAGTTGAAATGGTTGGCATTCGCGATACTGCGAAGACGACTGTGACTGGAATTGAAATGTTCAAGAAGTCTCTGGATGAGGGCATAGCTGGCGATAACGCTGGTTTGCTACTGCGTGGCTTGAAGAAGGAGGACATTGAGCGAGGTATGGTTCTGGCAAAGCCCGGCTCAATTACTCCTCATACTGAGTTCGAGGGCGAGGTCTATGTTCTGACTGATAAGGAGGGTGGTCGGAAAACTCCGTTCTTTGCTGGTTATCGTCCTCAGTTTTATGTACGGACAACTGATGTAACAGGCACCATTAAGGCGTTTACTGCCGACGACGGTAGCGCAGCAGAGATGGTTATGCCTGGTGACCGGGTTAAGATGACTGTTGAGCTGATCAGCCCGATCGCCATCGAACAAGGAATGCGGTTTGCAATTCGCGAAGGCGGCCGGACGATCGGAGCTGGTGTTGTCAGTAAAATCCTGAAGTAACTCGGCAGCTATTGTTGGAGGCAGAGCTACTTATTAGCTTAGTGGCCCTGCCTTAACTGTATTAGTGTGTGTTTTACTAAGCTATGTAGAACCTTGACAACTTGTGAAGTTCATTCCAGTAGAGTTTAGTGAGCTAGAAATATGGCTACGATTCAGCAGCAAAAGATTCGGATTCGCTTGAAGGCTTTCGATCGAGCCTTATTGGATACATCTTGTGAAAAGATTGTGGATACCGCCAACCGCACTAACGCCACTGCCATTGGCCCTATTCCCCTTCCTACTCGGCGCAGAGTCTATTGTGTACTGCGCTCGCCCCATGTGGACAAGGACTCTCGTGAGCATTTTGAAAGTCGTACCCATCATCGTTTAATTGATATTTATCAGCCATCGTCCAAAACCATCGATGCTCTGATGAAGCTCGATCTGCCCGCAGGTGTTGATATTGAGGTTAAACTCTAACTTGGTTGCCAGCCACTGCGCCGGTTCGTGTTTATAGTCAATGTAATTGGGGTAGCTGGTTTTGACCAATTTTGATTGTTTCTTAGTATCAGAAGCGCTATATTCAAACCATTAGTAGCAATCATTGATAGATTTATAGTCTATTTGCTTTACCTCGTTAGCATCGTTTAGTGTTGACATTGATGGCAATGATATCTTCTTCAATAGCTGTTCGTGAGCTGCCTTTGTTTCCATTGCCAGACCTAGTGTTATTCCCAGGTAGGCCGTTGCCGCTACACATTTTTGAGTATCGCTACCGGATTATGATGAATACAATCTTGGAGAGCGATCGACGTTTCGGAGTCCTAATGTGGGATTCAGCCACTGAACGTGTAGCTTCGATTGGATGTTGTGCAGAAATTATTCAACATCATCGTCTCAGTGATGGCAGGATGAAGATGCTGACCCTGGGTCAACAGCGGTTCCGGGTACTAGAGTACGTCCGAGAAAAGCCCTATTATGTCGGTCTTGTGCAGTGGATCGAAGATGAGCCACCAGAGACTGATTTACGGGAAAAGGCTGTTGAAGTTAAGAAACTGCTTGAGGATGTCGTACACTTGTCAGCCAAATTAACTGATGAGGATATTGAACTGCCCGATGGCATTCCAGATTTACCCTTGGAGTTGTCCTATTGGATTGCTAGCAATCTTTATCGTGCTCCTAGTGAGCAGCAAGCACTGCTAGAAATGCAGAGTACGCAAGAGCGTTTAGAGCGAGAGGCAGATATATTAATGACAACTCGGAATAACCTAGCGGCACGATCGGCACTGAAAGATGCGTTTTCGGATAACACAGAGACACGTTAGGGTTTCTCAGAGGGCTGTTTTGTTAGCAACCCATCACCAAGGGCTACCAACCATAGTAAAGCCTGCCCAGTAGTAGGGATGCGATAAGTCAGTGGTGGCCATGCGTTGAGCGAGATCTGGTGGTAATTCAACAATGCCTCGATTACTCACTAACTTGCCATCCTCTGGGCGGCCCTTGCCTGAGATCATGGCTAATTGTGCTCGCCGCAGTGCTTCTGCCTTGATGGTTACCTCTGGATGGGCTAATTCTCGATAAAACTCACTCATCAGCGTCATAGTTCCTTCGTCGCTGACGTACCATAAGCTTGCTAGCACGGATTTTACGCCTGCTTGTACTGCTAGCCCTGCAAAGCCTAGCTCAGTATTCCGGTCACCGATCGCAGTACGGCAAGCACTCAAGATCAATAATTCCACAGGCGGATTATTCAAGCCTAGCTGCCGCATTTGGTTAGTTTGCAGGCGTGTATCCCAAAACTGAATAAACGCCTCATCGGCACTAAACTGAGCATGGGTTGCTAGGTGAACAATGCCGAAAGGGATATTATTGCGCTCTGCTATCAGGTTAGCGCGGGTAAATCCCTGATTGAGAAAGGTACGTCCTCGCCAGAAAGTTTCTACTACTTGAAGTTCGATTGGTACCGCAGGTAGGGGATTGAACTCTCGGAATGTAGAGGCTCCCATCCCTAGAACCTGCAAGCGCTTGATGTCTTGGTACCGAGTATCAGTAAGGTTAAAGCTTGGTGTTAGAGCTAGACTATAGTCCTGAATCAAGTAATTTTTGCCGTCATGTAAGGCAGCAATTGGCAGTGTCCGCAGTCCCTCATCCATGGAAAACACCAAGGTGTCAATCTTCCGCCGTTGGAGTTCATCTTTTAACGGTGCAACTAGCCATTGGTAGAGCTGTTGTGCAGGAGCTAAGTAGTCATCGCTACTGCTATCCGTAATGCTACCTCGCAGGAGTAAGACCATCTCGTTGACTTGACCACGGTTAACAGAACTCCGGATACGAACAGGTTTGCCTGTAGGGGTAACCATGACAAGCTCTAAGAGATCATTAGTGCTGGTTGGGGGGGTTTGGGCTGTGGAAAGCGATCGTAGTGATTGTAGTGATGGCAACGTCTGCTGGTTAAATAGCCAGTTAACACCAACCGCTGTATCAGCAGGCAGGGACTTGGGCTGAGGAGTAGCATCCATGGCAGCAGGTGTCTGAGGCTTGGACCTATCTGCCTCCAGAAAACTGAAGTCAGCTCGAAACTTGTCTTCCGCTGCGGGTAAGTTAGCGTCTGTAGCTGAGGTATTAGAAGAACCAGATGCTGAAGTGGCTAGACTAGGCAAGAAGCTCACGTAAATGATAGCGGGCGTTTTGCCCGTGGATCGCTGAAGGCGCTGTAGAGCTTGAGGAGCTGATTCAAAGATTGGGAACTGGACGTCGTTTTCAACCACGGGTTGCTTGGTCGTCTCATACTGATTAGGACTATTGTCTTCAGTTGTTGAGAGACTGATGGTTTCAGGGGGTAGTAAACCAGTGGTAATCAGGCTGATATTGCCCTGGGTATAGGTCTGAGGAAATGTGCCAGAAGCGATCGTGTTGGTAGCGCCCGATGTAATTGCAGCCACAGTGCCGTTACTACTGCTTTGCCCTACAACAAACGGAGTCGTACTGCCGCCAGCATGACGAATGGTAATCGAGCCGCCACTGCCTCCTCCAGCCGTAGAAATGCTAGCAATAGTACTATTTTGGTCGGTGAAGCTTCCCGTTGCCCGGAAAAATCGGTTCGTTGTGATCTCGATCGTACCTCCAGCACTCCTCAGTCCTCCCTGGGCATTAATGTAGGTAACTTGAATATCACCACTAGGATCAAGGGTGACATTTCCCCCTCTACCACCTGTACTACTGGTGTCGATCGCCTCCGTCGTAATACTGGTATTTGCCTGAATTGTCAGCGCTCCCCCTTGAGTGGCAATATTTCCTGTAGTGACATTGCCATCAGTGCTGGTAAGGGTTATATCCCCTCCCGATGTAGTTAAATCCAAAGCCGTAATGACAATATCTTGAGTACTAATGGCATTAATGCTGCGAGCGGTAATCTGCGGATTATCGCTAGTCATGCTGATTCCCCGTACCCCTGGGTTTGATTTCGCTAAGAATGTTACATTCCCATCGGAAGCATCAATAGTACCTAGCATCAAGATGGCTGCACTGTCACTACTAGTACTGTTAGTGTTACCACTGATAGTAATCTGGCCTCCCAATTCACTAAAAGCCACCTGCCCTGCAACGCCAATTTCCACGCCCCTAGCAAAGACTCCCTCGCCAGCCGTAGTGCCTCTCAAGCTAATATTGTCGGCTCTCACGGTGCCACTGACTAAAATACCTGTACGACCACTGCTGTTGTCGTTAGCCCCCACTAATGTGATCGTACCGCTGGCACTACTAGCCGTACCCTGAATCTCAATTCCATTGCTTTGGGCAGCACTAGTACCCACTAGAGAAATAGACCCCGTACCAGATGATAGTTGGCTACCAAAACCCAGAACAATGGCAGGTGCTGTGCTGTTGGGGTTAGTATTGCTGCCAACCAGAGTAATAGTTCCCGCCCCTGTAGAAATCTGCGTGGACGCACCTTGAATGTCAATACCGCTGGTGCCAATTCCGCTCAGGGGGCTGGTTCCCCGTAGAGTGATAGAGCCACTCCTACTATTGAGTCTTGCTCCATTAGTCAGCAAGATACCGCTGGTTGCACTTGGAGTTATTGCCTCACCAGCAGCAAAGCCTGTGGTAGGGTCAGTACCACCGCTAAGCAGAATGTTGCCGCCATTAGTGCTGATATTGCCGCCGTTGAGAACGATTGCCCCAGCGCCATTCCCATCACGATCGGCATTAAAGGTCACATTCAACTGATTCGGTGTCACTAGATTGCCGTCTTGGATAGTGCCACTGAAAGTAATAGTATTGTTTGCGCGTAGGGTTAAGGTTCGTGCTGGGATGCCATCGTAGTCAAGAAATACCCCCACATCCCAAGTAATGTTGTTACTAGCCTCTAAAATCAGGTCAGTTGTCAGCAAAATAGCTGCAATGTACTCTGTACCGATACTCTGGGTGCCCACGTCTTCAGTGATTGCCCACAATCCATCGGCTGCATTACCAGCCGGAAAGCAACCATTCACAATATTGATATCAGTGGGGTCAAGGAGCAAAGTACCCGCTTGACCATTGGTCGCTTGGGTGTCCACCTGTCCCGCAAAGGTCAGGCTCCTTTTCCCTGATACTTCCACGAACCCGCCATCTCCAGCTATTGACCCACCCCTAGCCGTGATTGTCCCGAAAAAGCTAGTAGTGTTATCTGCCCAAATCACAACATTCCCACCAGACCCAGTGTTCAGGGCATCAGCATGGATCGTGGTCTTGGTATCCCCATAGCTGTAGAGTGCGTTCGGCACTTGTCCATTGCCCTGAAATCCTCCGCCTACCAAAACTGTGCCACCGCTATGCTCACCAGAAGCGTTGATGGTAGCAGATAATAGTCCGACTTGATTGCCTGATACCTGTACAGTTCCTCCTTGTCCCGACGACAAGAGGGAGCCTAGGGGTGGGGATTGCGAGACGTTGATTGCGCCAGAGATGATGGTTGTCCCAGCCTGTTGAGGAACGATAGTATTGCTCGCCGTCAATCGCACTGTGCCATCAGCATTTACTGTCAGCCCTGTTGCTTGGGAAGAAAACCCGCTGCTAGTGAGCAATTCAGGCAATGATACTAGGGATGTTGACACAACTCCACTGCCAATCTGTGTAGGGTCAATCTCTAAGCTCAGCAGACTGCCAGGTTGAGAAATTCTCACTAGGGACGAGTTAGGAACTGACAGGACAGAAACAGTGCCACCAGGGGCAGAGAGGGTGCCTGTATTCATGACCAGGCCCCCGACTAAACTAAGGGATTGTCCAGAAGCAACGGCCAGATTGCCCGCATTTACTATGGATGATGGCGTAAAGGGATAAGCGGGCGAGGAAACGAGAAAACTAGTGGGATTGCCAAGTAAGGTGCTGTAGTTGGTTGTTCCATAGGCAGGAAACCATGCTCCCATGCCTCCATGCCTCCACTCCCCGAACCCAATACTAGTAGCTGTGGTGGCGGTAAAACTAGCGGGCACATCAAGGCTAGCATTGGGGCCAAAGATGATCCCCGCTGGATTCATGAGGTAAAGGTTAGGGTTGCCACCAGTGACCTGGAGTAGGCCGTTGATGACTGAAGGATAACCACCAACAACACGACTGAGGATGTTATGCAGGTCGGGAGTTGCTAGAAACGTAGCGGTTTGATTGGCATCGAGGCCAAATTGCTGGAAACTATGGAAGAGGTTGGCTCCAACTTGGGCACCACCAGTAATAGTGAATTGATTATCGTTGGAGGTAACGATCGTTCCAGTGCCATCGCTAGCAGGGATTACAGGTTGGGCTAGGGCAGGACAAGCTACCAGCCAACAAGAAGCTGGCACCAGCACATAGCTAAGCATGATGTTGGTTATAAGGGTATGGATAAGCAATATGTGAGGTGGTTCCACTACAACTCCGGCACAATAATCTTTATTAATCTTTATTAGTCGTTGGCATTCTGCTGAGGGCTATCATAAGGGTCATCTCATTGGGAAATGCAATCGTTAAGAATCCTACATAAACCTATGGCTACTCCCTTGCTAACGATTCATGACCTCTGTGTTAGCTATGGCGGCATTCAAGCCTTGCAAACCATTAACCTTGTGGTCAATCTTGGTGAGGTAGTAACCCTGATTGGTGCTAACGGGGCGGGCAAGAGTACGGTTTTGCGATCGATTTCCCAAGTTGTTAAGCCAGTCAGTGGCAGTATCCAGTACGACGGCGTGGAATTAACCCGCTATCGGCCTGACCAAGTTGTAGCTATGGGGATTGCTCACTGTCCTGAGGGGCGACGCATCCTCGCCAAGCAGACTGTTCTTGACAATTTAATCCTGGGTGCCTACTGCCACTATAGCTCGAACCCATTTGTGCTTGACAAACGCATTCAAGCTGATATTGAGCAGCAATGGCAACGGTTTCCTAGGCTTGCTGAACGCCGTCACCAGCTAGCAGGCACCCTCAGCGGCGGAGAGCAGCAGATGTTGGCCATTGCCCGGGCACTGATGAGTCGCCCTAAGTTATTGCTGTTGGACGAACCTAGCTTGGGATTGGCACCTGCAATCATCAAAGAGATTTTTGTTACGATACAAGCCTTGCGCGACAGTGGTGTAACCCTCTTGCTGGTGGAGCAAAACGCTCAGTTGGCGCTACAGATCGCCGATCATGGCTATGTGTTGGAGGCCGGTAGTCTAACCCTGGAAGGAACTGGTGCCAATTTGCTCACGAACGATCGTGTTAAACAAGCTTATCTAGGCTAGCTCTAATTAGTCACATCCCCTTGTAGCGGAAGTTAGAACAATCCCAGCAGGTGATTCTTTCTGGGGAGTAGCCCAAACTGTAACCTGTTCTCTTTCACCTCTTGATGTCAGCAAAGCCAACTATTTCTGAGTAAAACAAGTCATCGTGACCATCGGCAAATAACGGTAAGCTGGTAGAGTTGCTGATAGCCGATCGCCACCCTTGACCTATCCATTGACCTATGTCTTATCCTCTCTACGTTGCTTTTATTTGGCATCAACATCAACCGCTATACAAATCCAGGGTCGTTGGTTCCTATCGTCTGCCTTGGGTACGTTTACATGGCACTAAAGATTATCTAGACCTAATTTTATTGCTGGAACAATTCCCCGCCTTGCATCAGACCGTCAACCTAGTTCCGTCCCTCATGCTGCAACTAGAAGACTATGCGGCTGGAACAGCCACTGATCCCTACTTGGATCTGATGCTGACCTCTACAGAACAGCTAACATTAGAACAAAAGCAATTCATAATTCAATATTTCTTTGATGCCAATCACCACAATCTCATTGATCCCCACCCTCGCTATGCGGAACTGTATTACCAGCGGCAAGATATGGGATCTGCCTGGTGTTTAGAACATTGGCAGTTATCAGAGTATGATGACTTGCTAGCTTGGCATAACTTGGCATGGTTTGATCCCCTGTTTTGGGGGGATGCTGACATTGCCCGTTGGCTTGAGCAGGGCAAAGGCTTTACCCTCGACGATCGTCGTCAGATGGCGTTAAAACAGCGGGAAATTCTCCAGCAGATCATTCCCAAGCATCGGGCTATGCAGGAGTCTGGACAATTGGAAATCACAACGACTCCCTACACTCATCCAATTTTGCCGCTATTGGCTGATACCAATGCAGGGCGGGTCGCTGTGCCAGCGATGCGCTTACCTCAAGAACGGTTTCAATGGGAAGAGGATATTCCTCGTCATCTGCGCAAAGCTTGGGAAATGTATGTTGAACGCTTTGGTTGCTCACCTAGAGGACTGTGGCCCTCTGAACAGTCTGTGAGTCCTGCTATTTTGCCCTACGTTGCCCAACAGGGCTTCCAGTGGCTCTGTTCCGACGAAGGTGTGTTGGGATGGACAATCAAGCACTTTTTCCATCGTGACAGCGCAGGTAACGTGCTTAACCCAGATTTACTCTATCGTCCCTATCGCTTAGCCACACCCCACGGTGATCTAGCGATCGTCTTTCGAGATCATCGCCTCTCGGATTTGATTGGTTTCACCTACGGCAGCATGGATCCTGATCGAGCAGCAACTGACCTCATAGGGCACCTAGAAGCTATTTCCCACGCGCTTATCCAACAGCAAGACGAGGAAACCACTACCCTGGAGCAGCCCTGGTTAGTCACGATCGCCCTCGATGGCGAAAACTGCTGGGAACTCTATGTCCAAGATGGCAAGCTCTTTTTAGAGAGCCTTTATCAGCGCTTGAGTGACCACGACGGTATCAAGTTGGTAACTGTTTCTGAATTTTTGGCTCAATTTCCTCCCACAGAAGCATTACCTGCTGACAAGCTCCACAGTGGCTCCTGGATTGATGCCAACTTCACCACTTGGATTGGGGATCCAGCCAAAAATCGTGCTTGGGATTTGCTGAGTGCAGCGCGCAAGACCTTGGCAGCCCATCCTGAAGCCACAGAAACTAGCAATCCTGAAGCTTGGGAAGCCCTGTATGCAGCAGAAGGCTCCGATTGGTTTTGGTGGTTCGGGGAAGGCCACTCATCTAACCAAGATGCCATGTTTGATCAGCTCTTCCGGGAACATTTGTGTGCCATTTATCAGGCATTGGGTGAGCCTGTACCAGAGGAACTGTATCAACCTGTAGAGGAACACCTTGCAAAAGATACTCGCCGTCCAGAGGGTTACATTCATCCAGTTATTGATGGTCGGGGTGATGAGCAGGATTGGGATCACGCTGGGCGCATTGAAATTGGCGGAGCACAGGGTACCATGCATCGTAGCAGCGCTGTTCAGCGTCTGTGGTATGGTGTTGACCACTTGAATTTCTATCTGCGACTTGATTTCATGGCGGGCATTCGTCCTGGGATGGATTGTCCGCCCGAACTCAATCTATTTTGGTTCTACCCTGAGCAGACGCTAGTGACCAGCCCTATGCATTTGGCGGATTTGCCTGAGCAGGCTCCTCTCAACTATCGGTTTCATAACCATGTTCGGGTGAATCTCCGTAATCAGGCAGTATGGCTATATGAGGCGATCGACTACAACCAGTGGAAATCTCGCTCTCATCAGATTCAGTGTTGTCTGGATCAGTGTTTAGAAATTGCTGTGCCCTGGACAGACCTGCCAACTGAGCCAGCTTGGGGCCTGAATCTACTGCTAGTATTCTCCGACAGTGGTTGCTATAGTTACTATCTACCAGAAACGGAGCTGATATCCCTACTTGTACCCTGAGGCAAAGGAGTGAGTGATGCAACGCACCCTGCTGTTAGCAAAGAT contains:
- a CDS encoding glycoside hydrolase; this translates as MSYPLYVAFIWHQHQPLYKSRVVGSYRLPWVRLHGTKDYLDLILLLEQFPALHQTVNLVPSLMLQLEDYAAGTATDPYLDLMLTSTEQLTLEQKQFIIQYFFDANHHNLIDPHPRYAELYYQRQDMGSAWCLEHWQLSEYDDLLAWHNLAWFDPLFWGDADIARWLEQGKGFTLDDRRQMALKQREILQQIIPKHRAMQESGQLEITTTPYTHPILPLLADTNAGRVAVPAMRLPQERFQWEEDIPRHLRKAWEMYVERFGCSPRGLWPSEQSVSPAILPYVAQQGFQWLCSDEGVLGWTIKHFFHRDSAGNVLNPDLLYRPYRLATPHGDLAIVFRDHRLSDLIGFTYGSMDPDRAATDLIGHLEAISHALIQQQDEETTTLEQPWLVTIALDGENCWELYVQDGKLFLESLYQRLSDHDGIKLVTVSEFLAQFPPTEALPADKLHSGSWIDANFTTWIGDPAKNRAWDLLSAARKTLAAHPEATETSNPEAWEALYAAEGSDWFWWFGEGHSSNQDAMFDQLFREHLCAIYQALGEPVPEELYQPVEEHLAKDTRRPEGYIHPVIDGRGDEQDWDHAGRIEIGGAQGTMHRSSAVQRLWYGVDHLNFYLRLDFMAGIRPGMDCPPELNLFWFYPEQTLVTSPMHLADLPEQAPLNYRFHNHVRVNLRNQAVWLYEAIDYNQWKSRSHQIQCCLDQCLEIAVPWTDLPTEPAWGLNLLLVFSDSGCYSYYLPETELISLLVP